TATTTCTCAGAGAATACACTGAAACAGAGACGGACATTTGTTAGATAGTTTGCTGGCGGAGCAGCATGCCAGCATGCGGTTTGACAAACTACTAACTGGTATTGGAGTACCCTGCCCTAGCGATATGCCGATATCTAGCACTACTGGCTCGCATCATGGTATATTGGTATGTGTTAAGTGTTCTTGGTAGTTTGGAGGGAACAGCCCATCGCCGGCCGGCCGGCGATTGCACGCTTCATTGTGCTATCTCCTATCTGAAACATGAATAAAGTGAACCATGATTAACACTGTATTTGTTGATGCCCTAGATTTGCACTGATAGGTTGGAATGTGTTGTTAGCAGATTAGTCTGTTGTAACTGTCTCATTAACATAACTCAAATCAGCGTTGCTCACGCAGATTAAATAGATAATTGAAGTATCACCGTATCACAAAACTCCGCACCTGTGTTGTTTCTTTGTAGCTCAACAGTTGCTGCGTTCTAGATATTTATCTGCGGATGAGATGAGATCAGTTTGAAGATCTCACTTAACTGTTTTCTGTGTTCGTTTTCCCTTTTCCACAAGTTACTGGGATTGCATTTATTGGCTCAGATGTGCTCAACTTGCCTTATTTATAACCAGTCTATATTGGCAACAAAAAAGAAACTTGGATCAGTAAATATATGATTCTGAAAAACTTAGGCTTTTTCATAGTGGCATGCCAGGCTCTTACTAGACAACCTCTGTAGTTATACCTTCAAATGCTGATAAATTAATTCATGCCAAACTTTAGATGTAGCATTGTGTATGTGCATATTCAGTTTATCCGTTTCATTTCCTGTAATTACAACGCAATGGTCTCTCTTGGTTTTTTAGAATACAACTTACAATAGTAGTATATAATTGTTATCAGGACTGATCTTTACTTAATCTTTATTGCCTTCTGGTTGATGGTATTTTTCCTCCTACAGATGATGGAAGAAGTGGCACATTCATGATTGGTAACAAGAGCTTTCCTGCATCTCTCTTGGATCTCCCAACTGTTGTGGAGTCATATAAGACATATGATGATTCATTTTTAGTTAAAGCTGCTGATATTGGTCAGGTAAAAGTGAAGGTTTGCGTATATATCTCATTAATTTGTAGGCCTTATAATCATTTTAAACTGGAACAGATGGTAATGGTAAGAGAAGATGTTGATCCTGCTCCAGAAGAAGTTGAATACAAGCATGGACTTACTCCTCCAATGAGGGATGCACGTAGGCGACGTTATCGCAGAGAGCCTGACTTGAATGTATATATGAATTGACTACTCTTCAGCTATAGTTTTTTCCATGTTGATTGAAATATACTGTTAATCAGGATGCTAAAGCTTGCATGCACTCATTTTTGCAGGCAGAGCTTGTTCACCGTGTTGAGAAGGATCTTATAAGTATTATGCATGGAGTGTCTGTCAGTATCCTTTTGGtctgtgtgatatgcaaaatattTCTCCTTATTGCAATGGAATAAATGGCAATAATTTGTTTCTTTCTGTACTGTTTGGTTGGTAGTTTTGCACTTCCATTGTCTCATCATCAACTTCCTAATGCACAAACTGCCTGCCCTTCACTTTAGAAACCATTATGTCTATATGTACTTCCCTTGTTGATAAAGATAATGTTGTGAATCTCCTAAGCATGCCATTATAGTGATTGCGTATAGATGTTTCCAAACCTAACCTTGTTAAAAGATCGACACCGACGTCATAGGTTTTGTAACATGATTGCATTGTGTTCATTGGTCAAACCATCATAGAAAGGAAATCTCGCTGTTTGTATGCCAACCTGTCTACGTATAAAGTTCTTTAACTTGTTTGTAGAAAGTGGTGAAGGTGGGGGTGGTGAAGGTGGTGACCGCAAGAAAGCTGCACCAGCTCCTGCACCCAAGCCAGACGCTCAAGAGCCTGCTGCAAATGGCGAAGAAGCTGAGCCTGAGAGGAGTGACTCTGATGACTCGGAGAACTGAAGTGGGCCAGAATAGATAGTGTAGCTTCAGTTGGCCGAGCAATCCGGTGAATTAAGCGATTCAGATCAAAGAAAGTGTACTTTTACCAAGCAAGGGCGCTTGTTGTCTTTTTAGGACCTATTGGTTATCATCTGAATAATATTAGGAGTGTGCGACTTTGCATCATGGTGGAAGAGGTCATAAGGGTGATTGTAACTGCTGCTAGTTCCTGAATTTTGCACTCCAGTTCTGTTACTTCGAACGACGAATTGGATGATATATCACCGTAATTTTAGTCTGGCCAATGTGCGAGAAGATATAGAGCAGCTCAGGGTGATATCCCAAGATTTTTTTTTTACACAAATGGTCCATCACTAGTTTTGATACAACTCTGATAGATTTGATTATCTTTTGGAAATATTCTGATGTCTGCAATAGCAGCATGTGCATATAAGTAACCATTTTCCTGATTTACCAATATGTGGAATCTCTGTTATCTCTATAAGTAAGTTCGTAACATGTGTATGTTTTTTCAAAAGTAACAGAATTGGAGTGCAATTATGTTTTGATTTGTATTAAAAAACAAGCTCATTGGAGCTCGGCCTTTGCAACGCCACACCTGCTAGGCGGTGCCTTATTTAAAGACGCCGACTATGGGTATCTTCCTCCTTggcttttattttttatttttattttctgctGGTTGGTATGTTGAATGTGTGCATTGTCCATGCTTTGCCATCATGGTGTTGCAAAGGCCGAGTTTAATTATTGTCCTAGGGTGATGTGCATCAATGAAATTGCCAAATATAGAAAATCACCATGCACTTTAATAATGTTCTAATCGCTCTATGATGCAAGAGGAGATGGTTATTATTTTTGTATGTAATGTCTTTACGTTGATACGACATCAGATTAAGGAGCATGCAAATGATTGGTTCAAGACCTCACTGTAGGAGAACATACATACTCACAAGTCATAAACACTTGGTAACTAGAGAAGAGTGATAAGAGATGTGTATTTATGAAGTGTTGATGCTTCTCTATTTACTCTTGCTGGTACGGTATGGAGCACACAAAGGATTTGTTCGAGACCTAACTGCAGGAGAAGATATATATAGtactcacaagtgataaacatTTGGGAACTAAAGAATAATGAGAGATGGGTATTTATGAAGTGTTGGTGCTTCTCTATTTACTCCTGCTCTCGTAGGACACTAACCCTTTCTTTTTACCATAGCCCATCATTTTGAGGAAGCACCCCTAGCATAAAAAAACGCCCTTCCCGATCTTCTACCGAGTCCATCCCATATATGCTTCGCTTCCCATCACAAGGCAAATGAATAATCAGTTGAGGTTTGTGCGTGTCGGCTCCTCTTCTTCTCCATGTAATAAAGTGGAACAAACCGAGAAACCATGTTCTCTCTCTTGTTAGTTCATTAGTTCTTCTCCATGTAATAAAGTGGAACAAACCGAGAAACCATGTTCTCTCTCTTGTTAGTTCATTAGTTTGGAATGGAAGGTATTGGGACGTGAGAAGGTGTGCAACCAGCTCTTGCACGAAGGCGCATAGAGAATTGATGTCACTGTAATTTGAGTTGAATTGGCATAGCACTTAAATTCACTTATCTTGTAACTCTAAGCACAACATCTTGGAAATAAAAGGGCGAGCACATGCTGAGTATCTTGTGCTGGAGAATTGCCTGTATCGTGACTTTAACTTAACTTATATGAGCACCCACTAGAAACCCGTCTATGTCTATGACGTGTGCCTATCGTAAATGGTTTCTTGTTTTTCTCATGTGTGATGTCTCTACGTCATAAAGGGTTTTTTCCAATTTGCACATCCACATTTTCTTGAAACTTATGCATTTTTTGGATATAAGAACATTTTTTTCGAATGAAAAATGGTTCCCAAAATTGGTTGGTACCAAGATTTTGGTAATCCTCGTGATTTTTGACTAATTATGTGGACATTTTACTTgatatatgaattatttatggaAATAAAGGTATGAAGCATCTTCTTCCTTTTGTCTTGAGATGTGAACATTTTAACtatattttaaaaaataaaatttaaaCTAAATATAGGCGGTAAATGGGTCGGCAACCCAATTTAACTGGGATAAACACCGGTGCAACACCTAGGAAGGCCCAGGGGATGGGTTGGATTGTGCCAGGTGATGTACAAATAGACCGCACCTATCCCAGTTCATGCATCAATTCCACTACACTGTCGGTCAACGTTTACTGCGCGAGAAGTTCGCCCAGCAAGCACGCATGGGGTTATGAGTGAGATCAGAAACCTGCGTCGGTGTGTGTGGATCGATAAATCAATTGTCTTGCACGAGGAGGAGCAATTTTAGGAAATGCCTCGCTTTTCCTAGGACTTCGCCGCACCTATGCCCACCGGCGTGCGGTGGGTTCTTAGTTGCGTACATGCAGACATGGAGCTCGCTGGGAAAGAGGGATCTTACAAATCCTTTTGAATTATTGAGAATACTATTATATCCATTTGAATTTCCAACACAAGTGCACCCACTAAAAATTTCTGCCCCCTCGCTCTCAAAGAAAGTCCAATAGGCATCATGGAAGAGGACAGCGTGCCGTTGTTCCACGAGGTCACAGGAGCGGCAACATCTTTAATGGGAGCTTCTAAGTTAGTGAGCAGTTAATATGCATGCAGAGCTTGCCTACGTACCTTTCTCTCATATACTCAAGGTGCCATACATTTCGATCTGCATCTTTCTCGAAATATTCATGGTTTTAGTTTTAGTGGAACGTGAAATTAAAGGGAAAGACATCAGAAAGACGCACTCATTTAACTTTATTAGATGCATAGCAAAAATCTAGGCACCTTTTCCTCCCGCAAAAAACATTCTACTGGCAAGAACGCAAAGTTGGGATTAAGGTACAGACCCCAAAATCACCAAGGCAGCAGTACCAAACTTGAATTCACTCAAGGAACGATTCAGATGCTTTAACATTCAGAAGAGCTAATCACACAGGAATTCAAAAGTGAATAAGAAACTATGACAGTCAGTAACCAGAAAACTTGCACCAAAAGCAGATAAAGTGCATCAGAAATGAGGATTAAGAGAAATAACGGAAAGTTGTAGTGAAGCTTGAGCTACCTGGTACTCACTATCTCGGTCGTTGGTTCATCTCGAGATGTGTGCAATTCAGTAAAGCAATGTGAGACGATTATCAGATACGGGTGTACTTATATCACGTGGCTCCTTCTCGCTTACAGTGAAGTAGGCATAGGTGCATGCAGGCTGCAGGCAAGTCCACGTGAAGGGGACAAAGAGAGGAGAGCGAGAGAGAGTAGTTAATGCggtgcaagagagagagagagcctgTACGAGAGGAGCTAGGCTTAGGGCACTGTGGCTGTCTCCTCACACTGTAGCACATGTATATTTTCAATTGACCCAGTTTATTTCATCTCAATAATTGACCCGGTCTTTTTACATCAATAATTGACTCATTTTTTGACATCTAACGCTCACTTTTCTGCTATCATGCATGTTATTAGTATTAAGAGGTTTGTAGAAAGAAAAAGGAGAGAGTTTCTCAAAGAGAAAAAAACAAAGGAGAGAGTATGATTGTATGAAGCATGCAGAAGCTTGTCAGAAGTTGGATGGAAAAGTGAAGTTTCAACAGAGGGTGTCTGCCTTTGCCCGAAATCATTTGTACATGGCAACAGGAGAAAGAGTGTTGCCTGTACACGCGTCAATAATGGACAAAAGAATACAACGGGGCTGGTCCGATGGACACAAGTCAAATCAGGTCATGTGCCCCGCAGCAGAGGATTAAGCTCTGAGGGTCTGGTGCTAGTTGCTTATTTCTGCAATGATGCACACATCCACATGAACCAGATGCCAGAATGGATGGTTGTGATATGGGGTACCACGTAGGCCGAGCTAGGAAAAACCGCTCTCGAAAAATAACCGCAGGATAACACTGAAAATCTAGTGAAAGTTGGAATCACAGACAGAATACATGTCTCACTTATTCATGATAGTTTATCAAAGCTATATATGTTTTAGCTAGGCTAGTATTACCCTTCGTGACCCTATTTGTCGGAATTTGGTATCGTATTGTACCCGGACCACCGTTTGTAATGATCATCAAGTTTAATCTAAGTGAGTTCTGATCTAAAAAAAAGTTAATCAAAGCTGTTGCACCCCAGTAGAAGTTTGCATGCACAAATGAACATAGCACTAGATCACAAGTACAGTAGAGACAAAGACACAACAAAGCATTAATGATATTGCCCAGTATCGATAACCACCGGTCATGTTGAAAATGTTATGATATCTTTATGGGGCAAAAGGACATGGTTATATTTTCACAGAGAAGCACCCTAATGTGAAGGGTATACACGCATTCAAGTCATGATTGCAGGAGAACATATATACGAAAATACATTTGATAACTACAGGAGAATGACTACAGATGGGTATTTAACTATTTATAAAGTGATGTTGTTTTCTGTTTGCTCGTGCTCTCTTACGATGCTAACTCCGTCCTTTACGGTATCCCACCATCTCCTTCAC
This sequence is a window from Aegilops tauschii subsp. strangulata cultivar AL8/78 chromosome 7, Aet v6.0, whole genome shotgun sequence. Protein-coding genes within it:
- the LOC109747269 gene encoding transcription initiation factor TFIID subunit 7, whose translation is MDEQFILRVPPSVAEQIERLMNESAAGSSSNPEDASLDLSFSDDGRSGTFMIGNKSFPASLLDLPTVVESYKTYDDSFLVKAADIGQMVMVREDVDPAPEEVEYKHGLTPPMRDARRRRYRREPDLNAELVHRVEKDLISIMHGVSVKSGEGGGGEGGDRKKAAPAPAPKPDAQEPAANGEEAEPERSDSDDSEN